A single region of the Malaclemys terrapin pileata isolate rMalTer1 chromosome 4, rMalTer1.hap1, whole genome shotgun sequence genome encodes:
- the ACY3 gene encoding N-acyl-aromatic-L-amino acid amidohydrolase (carboxylate-forming) → MAASCRLKPLSRVAVSGGTHGNEMSGIYLAKHWLRNPMELQRGSFAVTPFLGNPRAIEKCVRYMGRDLNRTFTTEFLSSTEAEDEPYEVVRAREINQTYGPKGSAQAFDFMFDLHNTTANMGTCLIVDSEESLLPMHMCHYIQTHYTRSPCPIYLYKLPGEETYSINSVAKAGLALELGPQPQQVARADLFTQMRDLMACALEFIELFNNGTVLPAFEIEVYKITGRMDYPRYPDGEISAMVHPKLQDKDFHPLNPGDPIFQTFSGEEIPYEGDTTIYPAFINEAAYYEKKVAFAKMEKHMFSIPGLQRE, encoded by the exons atGGCAGCCTCTTGTCGTCTCAAGCCCTTGAGCCGTGTGGCGGTGAGTGGGGGCACCCACGGTAATGAGATGTCGGGCATCTACCTGGCCAAGCACTGGCTGCGGAACCCCATGGAGCTGCAGCGTGGCAGCTTTGCCGTCACGCCCTTCCTGGGCAATCCACGTGCCATCGAGAAGTGTGTGCGTTACATGGGGCGGGACCTGAACCGTACCTTCACCACCGAGTTCCTCAG CTCCACAGAGGCAGAGGACGAGCCCTACGAGGTGGTCCGGGCCCGCGAGATCAACCAGACCTACGGCCCCAAGGGCTCGGCCCAGGCCTTTGACTTCATGTTCGACCTGCACAACACCACAGCCAACATGGGCACCTGCCTCATCGTGGACTCAGAGGAGAGCCTGCTGCCCATGCACATGTGTCACTACATCCAG acaCACTACACACGGAGCCCCTGTCCAATCTACCTGTACAAGTTGCCGGGCGAGGAGACTTATTCCATCAACTCGGTGGCCAAAGCCGGGCTAG CGCTGGAGCTGGGGCCACAGCCCCAGCAGGTGGCGAGAGCTGACCTGTTCACTCAGATGAGAGACCTCATGGCTTGCGCACTGGAATTCATCGAACTCTTTAACAATG GCACGGTGCTCCCTGCCTTTGAGATCGAAGTGTACAAGATCACTGGGCGCATGGACTATCCACGCTACCCCGACGGGGAGATCTCAGCCATGGTGCATCCCAAGCTGCAG GATAAGGATTTCCATCCCTTGAACCCCGGAGACCCAATTTTCCAGACCTTCAGCGGGGAGGAGATCCCATATGAGGGCGACACCACCATCTACCCAGCCTTCATCAACGAGGCTGCCTACTATGAGAAGAAGGTGGCCTTTGCCAAGATGGAGAAGCACATGTTCTCCATCCCTGGCCTGCAGAGAGAATGA